The Euzebya sp. region CCCCCCCCCCCCCCACACACCCTCCCCGGTCCGCGACGAGGACCACGGCACACTGTGCGGCTGATGATCGACCGGCCGACGTGGGTGCTGGTGGTGGTCACCGCACTGGTGGCCGTCGTCGCGCTGAGCGGATTGGTGCTCACCCCCTCCGGCGGCGACGAGCCGGTCGCCGGTGCCGTGCCCACGATCCCCGACTGGGCCCTCGCGCCGGCGGTCGAGCCCGACGCGACCGCCACCCCGACCGGCCCCCCGGCCCCGCCCCTCACCCTGGCGTTCGGCGGTGACGTCCACGCCGAGGACCCGATCGACGGGGTGATCGCTGACGGTCTGAACCCGCTCGAGGGCGTCGCCGAGCTGCTGTCCGCGGCGGACCTCGCGGTCGTGAACCTCGAGACGCCGATCGCGACCACCGGCACGCCGGCGGAGAAGACCTACACCTTCCGGGCCGATCCCGCCCTGGCCGCCGCGCTGGCCGACGCGGGGGTCGACCTCGTCAGCCTGGCGAACAACCACGGGCTGGACTACGGCATCGAGGCCGCGGACGAGACCGTCGACCACGTCGAGGCCGCCGGCATGGCCCTGATCGGCTACGGCCGCGACGCGGCGAGCGCCTACGCCGCCCACCGCATCGATGTGGAGGGACGGTCCGTCGCCGTCGTCGCCCTGACCCGGGTGATGCCGATCATCGAGTGGGGTGCCGGTCGCGAGCGGGCTGGCCTCGCCTCGGCCGACGACGCCGACGCGGCGGTCCGGGCGGCGCGGGACGCCGCGGCGACCGCGGACCACGTGGTCGCGGTCGTGCACTGGGGGCGGGAGAAGTGGCTGTGCCCCGACGGCGACCAGCTGCGCCTGGCGCGCCTGCTGGCCGACGCGGGCGCGGACGCGATCGTCGGGCACCACCCCCACGTGCTGCAGGGCATCACCACCATCGACGACACCCTGGTGGCCTTCAGCACCGGCAACCTGGTCTTCTACGCCCGCACCGCGGCCACCCGCCAGAGCGGGATCCTCACCCTCACCCTGGGCGAGGGCGGCGTCGTCGACCACACCTGGCACCCGGCCGTCATCGACGACCTGGGTCGCCCCCAGCCCGTGGCGGTGCAGCCGCCGGTGCCGTCCGAACCGGGACTGCGGGCCGACGGCACCGGGCCGGAGTGCGCCCCGCCGCGCTGAGGCGCTGGCCCCGGTCCAGGATCGCGCCGAACGTCGCCGTCAGGCGATGGAGGCCCCGATCGCGCCCACGATCGCTGACCGCACCGTCGTCCACGCGGACGATCCGTCCGCAGAAGGCCGCCGTGACGGCACTTCGTCGACGGATTGCTACGATCGCCCCCATGGATGACGTCGACATGGCCA contains the following coding sequences:
- a CDS encoding CapA family protein translates to MIDRPTWVLVVVTALVAVVALSGLVLTPSGGDEPVAGAVPTIPDWALAPAVEPDATATPTGPPAPPLTLAFGGDVHAEDPIDGVIADGLNPLEGVAELLSAADLAVVNLETPIATTGTPAEKTYTFRADPALAAALADAGVDLVSLANNHGLDYGIEAADETVDHVEAAGMALIGYGRDAASAYAAHRIDVEGRSVAVVALTRVMPIIEWGAGRERAGLASADDADAAVRAARDAAATADHVVAVVHWGREKWLCPDGDQLRLARLLADAGADAIVGHHPHVLQGITTIDDTLVAFSTGNLVFYARTAATRQSGILTLTLGEGGVVDHTWHPAVIDDLGRPQPVAVQPPVPSEPGLRADGTGPECAPPR